aaaaaaaaaccctcattcgCCCGACTCTATTCACCCAACCTAGcaaccctaacccatttctcccTCCTTTTTGCCCAAATCGCCTGACCCTAACCCATTTATCCCTCCCTTTCGCCCAAATCGGCCGTCCGTTCGCCCAATACGCTCGCCATTCTCCACCACCCGACGACATTCCTTCTTCCAGCGTCTGTCCGGACGATCTCCTCTTCCAAAGTGAGTCCTCTCCtccactctctccattttttccggCGAGTAGCAGAACACATctgaaaactcagcttgaactcggcttggacTGGACCGAGCTACtagccgagccgagcacgagctgctgttccaagctcgaaggctGAGCTGAGCCGAGCATGAGATGAGACTCGAGCtgtccgagtcgagcacgagctgggcaaagctcggctcggctcggctcgacttgtgtacacctctagttgcaTCGGTTCACTTGGACCGTCCATTCAATCGATCTGAACTATCCATTAGGTCCAAACATATTTTGTAGGCTATTGTAGAAAATTATaccgattggatgatccaatccatctttgaCTTGGCGTTATTTTCTACAGCCATCCATTTttgaagccatggatgggatggttaacaTTGCCTAACAAAAGCGTTTCTTTAGTATCATCAGCAATCCATGATAGGAagcatctcaaaaaagaaaaaaaagaaaaagaagaaacaatcCATGATAGGCCCCAATAaatggatggatcaaattgttgattgaacATATTTTTGCATGAATTATCTTAACTGTGCACATTAAGGTCCATTCATCAAATGGTTCATATTTTTAGATCGGCAAGATGTTTGCTGGTGGCCAATGAAATGTGCTTTGACctaatgaacaatttagatcaatttattggactgtccaagtgtcccaatgcaaccagGAGCACCATAACTTACAGTGCTCAGCATTTCTCCGATTTCAAAGTTGGGTCCAAGGTGTGTTCTGGTCGGGTTGACTTCAAGTGGTTTAGACTCAACTAGTTTACTAATTAGGGCAGTTTTCGGATGCAGATCTAACCTGAGAGGTCCAAACTCATATCAATGCCTGTTTATCATTGTGTTGGTTCCAATAACTCTTTGGGTTGATCCGACCAACCTACTTATCTTTCTAGGTTCTTGGTTATCAGGCAGGATGAGAATTTTGTAGTTAAAGTTTCTTCTTAGTCAACTACTTGCCTTTATGGGTTCTTGGTTATCAGGCTAGGTGAGAATTTTCTAGttaaagtttcttcttcttcacctACTTATCTTTTTGGGTTCTTGGTTATTAGGCTAGGTGAGAAAATTTctagttagggcctgtttggattcatgaaaagTATGGGAAATGAAAGTGTTTCCTATGAAACTCACTTTCTGTTGTTTTGGTAAGCCTTATGGGAAATTGTGGGAAATACTATTTCCCACTTTCTATCTTTGTAGGAAAATAAATCCCACCTCCACCCCTAAGAAATGCATTTTCTCACGGTGGAAGGAAAATGGGTTTCTCAAGGGTTAAAGCTCAAATGTGCAACTATCCATATTCAATCGCCTCACATGTGCCAAATGAGACATTGTCCATATTCAGTCATACCCCACACTTGccactatgccacatgtgccaccatccatcttatctTATGCCACACGTGTTAAGAGCCCCCAATGTGCTAATTTGCTACATATattaccatccatcttctcttgcggCCCACATGTGATATTGGGGCCACATGTACCACTGTTCACCTTACTTGTGCTCTACATGTGCAAAGCACcccacatgcaccaatgtgccacgcgccattgtccatcttcaattaTCCAAATATGCCTTATGCCAATGGTGCCAATGTGCACAAGTGTCATCATCTAGCCTTAGTACCTACATgtcaaatgtgccacatgtgccgcCGTACAACTTCAAACACCTCACATGTATCACGTGTGCCATAATTTAGCTTCAAGTGCCCACCTATGCCGTGTATGCCACATGCCACTATCCATCTCTAAGCATCCCACATgcgccacatgtgccacatttgcTAATCTAGCACATGCTAGTGACTACCTAAAATCTTTTAAAGAAAAGTTTTTCTTTTGCCTAACAACAAACTTGAAAATAGATTCTATATTTCTACGAAATTTTTGTTAAAAGCCAAACAACGAAAACAATATTGTCATTCCCTTTCCCACAATTTCTTGGAAATAAGGTTTCCTaagaaacactatttcctttctTATGCTTCTCATGAATCCAAACATGTCCGTAAGgtttcatcatcatcgtcatcatcatcttcattcaAAAATCATCATCTTTGttcaaaaatcatcatcatcatcgtcatcgtcatcatcatcttcttcttcttcttctattccgccacatttctttttctttatcttcTTTAGTGATGATATATCTGGGTTCTCTTCCGCcatatttctttatctttatctttGTTAGTGATGATATATCTAGTGacctttaaaatttgaaatttccgaACGCTACTTTTCTTCACCAAAGACCATCATTGATGTGTTGATCTCAATATTGTCCTTCTCCGATCCATGACCATTCCTCTTATTTGCCAAGTTGGTCGAGGAGTTGGTGCCACCATCTTCAAAAAATACGTCCTTCTCCTATCTACATGTTCAAACTACTCTAATGCTGTTTGTCAGAAAATTTTCCACTCAAATGTCATACATATGAAAATCTTTTGTAGTTAGAGACAGGATGATAGATAAGACCCACACCCTTAAGACACTCTAAATCACTCTGATTTGTTTCATGGCTTGCATTTCTTCTCAGTTGATCTCATCTGGGCAAGTGCCAAGGGATGCCAATGCCTAGTGAACATGTTAGCAAAGGAAGGTGTCACTGGATCTgtgttttttaatttatttttttatatcaggAGGCAATATTCCTTGTCTAGATGGATAGTTGCATTTGCTTCCTCATTCTACAAAAGTTTCTGCTAATGATAAAAAAGAAACTAATCTGCGTCACACCGAATATGAACCACAACTAAATCCTTCTAATTGAAAGAGTAACTTTTATTGTTGCTGCTGGCATCAATCTGAGCACCAGTGGAAGAGCTTATGGGGATGCTATGTCATAATTTGCAGCAGCCAAGCATATAATAAAAAGGCAAACATCAAGCTCAACGAGCCAATTTCTAGTATACATTGTTTGTGACCTAAGAGGATGTTTTCATTTTGTAAATTGAcccccacttgaaatttgaaagCTGACGAACCCTTCCTGTTTTTGTTGCAGCCTGAGCAAAAGCAAAGTCCGAAGACATTTTACAACATCTTCAGAACCAAATAAATTGGCTGCTCACAAGATCTTCTTTTTCAGCCGAGCCCCCGTGAATTCTAGCATACCTTGTCCCTAACAGCAAGCCAAATAAAAGGACAAAACCACGATCCAAGAAATCAAGCATCTTTCATGGCATTGTCATCTCGAATGACCAGAAAAATTAAAGCTCTCTCATCCTACATTGGAATTAGACCCCTTTCTATATCTACCCATCCACAGCCATCTGAAGAAGTAACAGGAGAACCTCGGTTCCTTCTCCACAGCTCCCCCGAACCCAAACTATCTGATCATTCTCCCACCCTTCTTTTCCCCGAAACTCGCATATCCACCCTCTCCAATGGCATTCGTGTTGTCACCCAATCGTCCCCAACATCTGCTGTGCAAACAGCCTCTGTTGGTGTTTGGATTGATGCTGGCAGCCGCTTTGAAACCCCACAGACCAATGGCACTGCCCACTTCCTTGAGCACATGATCTTCAAGGGCACTCGTCGCCGCTCTGCCCGTGCCCTTGAGGAGGAGATTGAGAACATGGGTGCGCGCCTCAATGCCTACACTTCTCGTGAACAAACTACCTTCTATGCCAATGTCCTCTGTGACGATGTCCCCATTGCTGTTGACATCCTTGCTGACATTTTGCAAAATTCACGGTTCTCTGAAAATGCTATTAGGCGTGAACGTGGCGTCATCCTCCGAGAGATGGAAGAAGTACGCCctcatttctccttttctttctcccgTTCTTTTTCAAAAgttatcttctttccttttcatgGGCTCATAAGTTCATCAATTAGACAGGTGCAAGGGCAGGCCGAAGAAGTGATCTTCGATCACTTGCATTCAGCAGCCTTCCGAAATAATCTGCTGGGGAACACAATCTTAGGGCCACAAGAAAACATCCAGATGATCTCAAAGATGGATTTATATCAATACATTTCCACACATTATACTGGACCTAGAATGGTAAGTCAAATATTTGAAACTCCAATGGTTTCCTTGAtgtctttaaaattttaaaaaatcctatttaaccattaaaatatgaaatatatttcaaatcaggttGTATCTGCTGCTGGTGCGGTTAAACATGAAGAAATTGTTAATCAAGTTAGTCGACAGTTCAAACAGCTTTCTACAGATCCAACTACTGCCGCTCAGCTCGTTGATAGAAACCCAGCTATATTCACTGGTTCGGAGGTCATATTTTATttactttcttttgtttttattctTCTGTTTGCCTGATATCAGGATTATCTCTTCCTGTGTTATCATTAATTTTCGTATAATTCCATCAAATTGATATTGGATTTCGATGTTTGTAGGTTCGAGTGGTGAACAATGACTCGCCTATTGCCCATCTTGCAATAGCTTTCAAGGGATCTGGATGGGCTGATCCGAACTCTATTCCTGTGATGGTGTTGCAAAGCCTGTTGGGGTCTTGGAACAAAAGTGTCGGTGTAGGCAATTATTCAGGGTGAGCTTTTACTTCGTTTGGGTGACTGCTTATCCTGTGGAGAATCACAAACACATTTCTCGACTGCTACATGTTTTAGATGGTTTAGGCGCTTTAGGTGTTGTTGGCATTCTGCACATTCTTGGTAGGTTTCTTCTTGGGTCTATAGTTTAGCAAGTAGGGGTGTTAAGCTGCATTGCTTCTATATGTGGGATGCAAGCCCATCATAAGAGTGCAAGGTTGTTGTCCTCATCCCCATTTTATTATCTATAAAACTCTGTTCTGTTAAAATATGAATCCCACATGCTTTTGGTTATTTGGTATTTCAGTTATGCCATCCTACAATTTTGACTGATGTTGTCCTTGAAAATGATCAGGTCAGAGCTTGCCCGTAGAGTCAGTGCGGATGACTTGGCTGAGAGTATAATGGCTTTCAATACAAACTATTGTGATACGGGATTATTTGGCATCTATTCCACTGCCATGGTATTGCCCTTGCATGGTTTGATCATAATATGGCATTTGGTAATCTATAGAAGGGTCTCTTTATCCACATGCAAACCTATAGACTATGGCATATGAAAGAGACCATGGCATATGAAAGAGATCACCTGCCATTTGCCTCTGTTGGTAATCTATAGAAGGGTCTCTTTATCCACATGCAAACCTATAATCTATAGAAGGTTATAGGTAGGCATATGGGTAAAGTCTTCGCTTGATCTTCAGCTGACCAAAATAAAAGAGATGGAAAAAATTCCCCACTTTCATGCTACCTGCACAAaccattttcttttatatatgtaCTATTTTGCCTGCTAAACATCTCTTAATTCATGGACTTAAAGGTTCTGGTACAATTTATTTATAGTAAATTGTTACTCTCCTTTATTTTGCTGCTCATACCAAAACAATGTTGGATGCAGCCTGATTGCTTGCCCAGTTTGTCACTCGCAATAATGCAAGAGTTTAGGAGGATGGCACATCAAATTTCAGAAGCAGATGTGATGCGTGCTCGAAATCAGGTATGCAGTAAAACATTTCGAATGCATTGGAGaagttattttctttttggttctaTGTCAGCTGTGTATGCCGACCGTATTACATCGTCATCATGGGTTCTAGTTTTCAAGATCACCTTGTCAAGTCGGAATGATTATCGGGCTGTAACTCTGATTATAGATAAAGTCTCACTCAGTTCTTTGTCGGCATTCATGTTTCAGGAGTTTTAGATATGGGTGGTTTAGTCCTATATATTTGTTTTCCCTATTCTTTTATCCACTTTTATGAGAAAAGTGAAGTCTCCTGCTAACCTTATAAATTCCAAGAGAGAATTTATTGGTTCAACTTTTATGTTCTTATGATCGGCTCGATGCCATCTCATTATTGCCATTtcatattgttgaaaacttcattAAGCAAGTGTTACAAAAATCATTAAGCAAGAGTTTTATTGACGTAGGACCGATGTATGAACTAAATAACAGGTGAGATCAAATAGCAGGATTAAGACAATTAACAAATAGATACAAGTATTGCCACAATCATcacgaatcccatgaaaaccaaaagaacatcatgcgtgatcctagcctaagttaccaacatcatcatacaaaatcattaaataaaacgaaactaggatctaatagatgtagggacatccaattagcatataaTATAGTTTATTTCAAAGTAGaagacctaatacaacctagggtaaaaattagagcttgggtaatttgggaaagtaagaaaattagggattttaggtttaggcttagggtttggGAATGGAAGAAGGGGTTTTAATATAAAGATGATGGAAAACCAAAAGGGGCAAGGTGTGGCCGTACGGCCAACTCAAAGGATTCACAtgtgtggccgtacggtcacacaTGTGGCGTGGGATGGATGGGTTAAgtcggttagggtttgggattGTGGATATGTAAAGGAAAGATTGATTTATGAAAGGATGGAGGCTTAAGATgagagaattaaaaaaaaataccttgatggaggaaaagagagaaaatggtGTGGGGATaggatgaagattagcctcgcaccaatctcccttccaaatcacatgaaagtATTTTCAAATCGCGTGAAGacggaagaagaaagcaagagttttttttaatatatattgaaatctctctctctctctctctctctctctctctctctctctctcaaatcacaaaatccaatgagggagagggtcacacgcccaccctctttAATAGCTTCAAGaaagttcaaaaattacaataaacacccTATTTTGTGAATTTTAATGAAAATAGCCATAGCctaactaaaatcaactaaaagCACTCATAATAGCGTCCAAACATAATATAGAGAAACCTAAATCCTATAAACTG
This region of Magnolia sinica isolate HGM2019 chromosome 1, MsV1, whole genome shotgun sequence genomic DNA includes:
- the LOC131218544 gene encoding probable mitochondrial-processing peptidase subunit beta, mitochondrial, whose product is MALSSRMTRKIKALSSYIGIRPLSISTHPQPSEEVTGEPRFLLHSSPEPKLSDHSPTLLFPETRISTLSNGIRVVTQSSPTSAVQTASVGVWIDAGSRFETPQTNGTAHFLEHMIFKGTRRRSARALEEEIENMGARLNAYTSREQTTFYANVLCDDVPIAVDILADILQNSRFSENAIRRERGVILREMEEVQGQAEEVIFDHLHSAAFRNNLLGNTILGPQENIQMISKMDLYQYISTHYTGPRMVVSAAGAVKHEEIVNQVSRQFKQLSTDPTTAAQLVDRNPAIFTGSEVRVVNNDSPIAHLAIAFKGSGWADPNSIPVMVLQSLLGSWNKSVGVGNYSGSELARRVSADDLAESIMAFNTNYCDTGLFGIYSTAMPDCLPSLSLAIMQEFRRMAHQISEADVMRARNQLKSALLLHIDGTSAVAENNGRQMLTYGRIVPFLELFARIDAVDAATIKETAKEFIINKDVAIAAMGPVHQLPDYDWFRSQTCMH